Below is a window of Trichocoleus desertorum ATA4-8-CV12 DNA.
AAGCAATGGTCGATTCCTGCTTTTGACCTCGGCAACCCGATGATGGACAGCTTGGAGCCTAGTGCCACTGCGATCGCTACCAAAAGCCAAGAGAACCCACCCCTTACCATTGCCTTATTGCCTGGTTCTCGCCCCCCCGAAGCCTATGCCAATTGGCACCAAATGATTCAAGCGATCGCCAGAATTCTGGAAACCTTCCCCAATCGCCCCATCCTATTTTTAGGCGCGATCGCCCCTGGCTTAGATTTAGACCAGCTCCGCGAACCCCTAGAAACCCAAGCTTGGCGACTTAGCACCTCCAATCATGCTTTTAGCTCTGACCCCACTGCCCTCTGTTTCACTCAACGCAAAGCTACCCTGGTACTCACCCAGCAAGCCTTTAACGATTGTCTGCACTTGTCGGATTTAGCGATCGCAATGGCAGGCACAGCCACCGAACAATTTGTGGGCTTAGGAAAACCTGCGATTACCCTGCCTGGTCAAGGGCCGCAGTTTACCCCTGCCTTTGCGGAAGCTCAAACTCGCTTGCTGGGTGCCTCGGTGACTTTAGTCAAGCAGCCTGCTCAAGTGCCCAAAGCGATCGAAGCTTTGCTCAGCAACCCCGATCGCTTGCAAATTATTGCGGATAACGGCCAGCGTCGTATGGGTGCCCCCGGAGCGGCCCAACGGATTGCGATTCAGCTTGTCCAGCAGTTCGGGAAACTGAATGCCTGACGTTGAATCCCTTGGAAGCAACCTGGACAAGCTGATACAATCCAGGCTCCCAAGTCCTCATGAAAATCGTCAAAGAAACCCCGACGCAATTAAATCTGTTGAGCCTGCCAATCTGGCTGTGGCTATTTGGCCTGATATTCGCAGGCATTGGTCTAGCCGTGATCACAGGTTTTGGTAAGGTCGTCACGCTCAACTGCGATCGCATTGCACCAACGGAGAATAATTGTCAGCTTAAAGCTGCGGGAGTATTCAGCATCGCCCCTCAAGAGAGAAAACTAGAAGCCTTAGAGGGGGCAAAAGTAGAGCGGATGAGCAGTAGCGATGGCGATACCTTTCGAGTCGTGCTAGTCACCAACCAAGGCGAAGTTCCCTTCACCGACTACTACAGCTCTGGAGAGAATGGCAAACAAGAAATTGCCACTCAAATTAGTACATTCCTGGGTAATTCTCAAGCATCCTCCTTAACCCTGCAACAAGACGATCGCTGGTTCATGTTAATGGTTGGCGGTGTTTTTGTCGTCGTGGGTCTTGCTGTTGCCGTTGTGGTGGGCGAAATTATCGTCTGTGAATTTAACAAAAACTCAGGTAGCCTAACCCTCAAACGTCATAGCGTGCTTGGCACCAAAGTGATTGAGCGGCGAATTCGCGATATTGAAGATGTGCGAA
It encodes the following:
- a CDS encoding lipid-A-disaccharide synthase-related protein, which produces MKILCLSNGHGEDAIAVRILQELQQQPQASEIAALPLVGKGQAYINHNIAIVGPIKTMPSGGFVYMDGRQLARDIKGGLLQLTLAQIKTVKAWAKAGGVILAVGDIVPLLFAWLSGAPYAFVGTAKSEYYLRDEVGPLPRHSWFEKMEDWSGSVYLPWERWLMSRPKCQAVFPRDSLTTAGLKQWSIPAFDLGNPMMDSLEPSATAIATKSQENPPLTIALLPGSRPPEAYANWHQMIQAIARILETFPNRPILFLGAIAPGLDLDQLREPLETQAWRLSTSNHAFSSDPTALCFTQRKATLVLTQQAFNDCLHLSDLAIAMAGTATEQFVGLGKPAITLPGQGPQFTPAFAEAQTRLLGASVTLVKQPAQVPKAIEALLSNPDRLQIIADNGQRRMGAPGAAQRIAIQLVQQFGKLNA